In bacterium, the following proteins share a genomic window:
- a CDS encoding putative toxin-antitoxin system toxin component, PIN family, whose translation MKIVLDTNIIVSGLLSPYNAPGEIVRMVSSGILKLCYDARILSEYQSVLLRPKFKFDPEHIDALIDQIEACGCIAASKPLPEKLPDADDEAFLEVALGAKAKYLITGNAIHYPLKLRQGIKVISPAEFIDAYRKLGL comes from the coding sequence ATGAAAATAGTTCTGGACACTAACATAATTGTCTCTGGCCTGCTTTCTCCGTATAATGCTCCAGGGGAAATCGTTCGTATGGTATCATCAGGCATTTTGAAACTCTGTTACGATGCGCGAATTCTCTCTGAATATCAAAGTGTGCTACTCCGCCCGAAATTCAAATTTGATCCAGAGCACATTGATGCTCTTATCGACCAGATAGAAGCCTGCGGCTGCATAGCTGCATCAAAACCACTTCCTGAAAAACTACCAGATGCAGATGACGAAGCATTTTTGGAAGTTGCACTTGGAGCAAAAGCCAAATATCTAATTACAGGAAATGCAATACACTATCCATTGAAATTACGACAAGGAATAAAAGTTATATCGCCAGCTGAATTTATAGATGCTTATAGAAAGTTAGGGCTGTAG
- a CDS encoding phasin family protein has product MKDFIKKAMELAAHTEEKANELIYELYKKGKVGSKEAKKMTNDWTKRIKKSASALQKKIDGQIHQAIRKLNIPTRKEIEDIKKRLNTLEKTKKSSVKRKPRAKKVKANI; this is encoded by the coding sequence ATGAAGGATTTTATAAAAAAAGCAATGGAGCTGGCTGCTCATACAGAAGAGAAAGCTAATGAGCTTATTTATGAACTTTATAAAAAAGGGAAAGTAGGTAGTAAAGAAGCTAAAAAAATGACTAATGATTGGACAAAAAGAATAAAGAAGAGCGCATCTGCTCTTCAAAAGAAGATAGATGGGCAGATACATCAGGCAATCCGCAAATTAAATATCCCTACTAGAAAAGAGATAGAAGATATTAAAAAAAGACTCAATACATTAGAAAAAACAAAAAAATCTTCTGTTAAGCGCAAACCTCGTGCTAAAAAAGTTAAGGCGAACATATAA
- the mtnA gene encoding S-methyl-5-thioribose-1-phosphate isomerase, with translation MPVETIHWHKGRIKLIDQTLLPNKFKYIYCDTVKSIWEAIKNLRVRGAPAIGIAGALGVVLGIQDSKVRGYVQFKKRLEQVISYLSSSRPTAVNLFWALDRMRVCCEQHRNLSVNTIKSKLLNEAQKIIEEDKNICRNIGKNGAKLIKDGDVILTHCNAGGLATADYGTALGVIFYANEQGKKIRVYADETRPLLQGARLTTWELMQAGIDVTLICDNMAGSLMKEGKINCVIVGADRIASNGDTANKIGTYSLAVLAKAHNIPFYVAAPISTFDMKIKSGKDIPIEQRSPKEVINLYGKRIAPKNVGVYNPAFDVTPSKFISAIITECGIIKKPGKGKIIEKEVKL, from the coding sequence ATGCCTGTTGAAACAATCCATTGGCATAAAGGAAGAATTAAATTAATAGATCAGACTTTGCTTCCAAACAAGTTTAAATATATATATTGCGATACTGTAAAGAGTATATGGGAGGCAATTAAGAATTTGAGGGTTCGGGGAGCTCCTGCCATAGGCATTGCCGGAGCATTGGGTGTTGTTCTTGGAATACAGGATTCAAAGGTCAGAGGTTATGTTCAGTTTAAAAAACGACTGGAACAAGTTATATCATATCTATCATCCTCAAGACCTACTGCCGTTAATCTTTTCTGGGCGCTGGATAGAATGCGCGTATGTTGTGAACAACATAGAAATCTTTCAGTTAATACAATAAAATCTAAATTATTAAATGAAGCACAAAAGATTATAGAGGAAGACAAGAATATTTGCAGAAATATCGGTAAAAACGGGGCAAAGCTTATAAAAGACGGAGATGTGATTTTAACTCACTGTAATGCTGGAGGATTAGCTACTGCTGATTACGGAACAGCTCTAGGTGTAATTTTTTATGCAAATGAGCAAGGCAAGAAGATAAGAGTTTATGCAGACGAAACTCGACCATTACTGCAAGGAGCAAGGCTTACAACATGGGAGCTGATGCAGGCAGGGATTGATGTTACATTAATCTGCGATAATATGGCCGGTTCATTAATGAAAGAGGGGAAAATAAATTGCGTAATAGTCGGAGCTGATAGAATCGCTTCTAATGGAGATACTGCAAATAAGATAGGCACATACAGTCTGGCAGTGCTTGCAAAGGCTCATAATATTCCTTTTTATGTAGCTGCGCCTATTTCCACATTTGATATGAAAATAAAATCCGGTAAAGACATTCCCATTGAGCAAAGGTCTCCTAAAGAAGTGATAAATTTATACGGGAAAAGGATTGCGCCCAAAAATGTAGGCGTATATAATCCTGCCTTTGATGTAACCCCCTCAAAGTTTATATCTGCAATAATAACGGAATGTGGTATAATTAAAAAACCCGGTAAGGGAAAAATAATAGAAAAGGAGGTGAAATTATGA
- a CDS encoding glycosyltransferase family 39 protein: protein MFFNIPMGLDQERFDKFSLQISQGDILGGKGIYSQSPLYPYFLASIYSLFGHHYIMVRIFQIIMGAGTCVLLYLIGNRIFNRTVGVISGIICSLYVVLIFYEGELLRVTITVFLTVLLVFSIVRLSKSKKAAIWLIPGIVLGLLILCRPNNIILVLFILIWLVYVTLKNKKLLIKRFMCFFFGVLFALTPLFVRNHIVGVNLFSMSSQGVTAFVCGHDARSPGSGFYYIKDDTYSGKNQIQTCFNVLKIAFKTPSIWFRQQIKKSIAFWNGYEIPNNSNFYLSRKFSGLLSLPLPGFVFIASMGIIGIIISVRNWKKYLLLYLIIIGCFCSVMAFYILSRFRQPIVPFLILFTGFFIDWLWKKAMDKDFKKLVLPLLCAVFLSFLIWPRPQGFILPQDYYNMGLSYAMGEKYSNAIMQFDNAIKLRANYIKPIYMKGFCLLRQRKPRLAIREFEEVLKLDPYYAKALKSTAIAYGTYVRDKSRAVYYLDRYLKLCPDDVEMSKVRQSIGNNLKYQNQN, encoded by the coding sequence ATGTTTTTTAATATCCCTATGGGACTGGATCAGGAAAGATTTGATAAATTTTCTCTTCAGATTTCACAGGGAGATATTCTGGGAGGAAAAGGCATTTATTCGCAATCTCCTCTTTATCCATACTTTCTTGCCTCAATATACAGCCTATTTGGACATCATTATATCATGGTGAGAATATTTCAAATAATTATGGGAGCTGGAACATGTGTTTTATTATACCTAATAGGAAATAGAATCTTTAATAGAACGGTTGGCGTAATATCAGGAATAATTTGCAGCTTATATGTAGTATTAATTTTCTATGAAGGAGAATTATTGCGTGTAACAATCACAGTTTTTTTAACTGTCCTTTTAGTTTTCTCAATTGTACGTCTCTCAAAGAGCAAAAAAGCTGCCATATGGTTAATCCCGGGGATTGTACTCGGTTTGTTAATACTATGCAGGCCAAATAATATCATATTGGTTCTATTTATTCTGATATGGTTGGTTTATGTGACGCTAAAGAATAAAAAACTATTAATTAAGCGATTTATGTGTTTTTTCTTTGGTGTTTTATTCGCGCTTACACCTCTTTTTGTTCGCAATCATATTGTTGGAGTTAATTTATTTTCTATGTCATCTCAGGGCGTAACTGCATTTGTGTGCGGTCACGATGCTAGATCTCCCGGTAGTGGATTCTATTACATCAAAGACGATACATATTCTGGAAAAAATCAGATACAAACATGTTTTAATGTTTTAAAAATAGCATTCAAAACGCCTTCTATATGGTTCCGCCAGCAGATAAAAAAGTCTATCGCTTTCTGGAACGGATACGAGATACCAAATAATTCCAATTTTTATTTATCGAGAAAATTCTCCGGTCTTCTGAGCCTTCCTCTTCCCGGTTTTGTATTTATAGCCTCAATGGGAATAATCGGTATTATTATATCTGTTCGAAATTGGAAAAAATATTTACTTTTATATTTGATAATTATTGGATGCTTTTGCTCTGTTATGGCTTTTTATATCCTGTCAAGGTTTCGACAGCCTATAGTGCCGTTCTTAATATTGTTCACAGGGTTTTTTATTGATTGGTTATGGAAGAAAGCCATGGACAAAGATTTCAAGAAACTAGTTTTGCCTCTTCTATGTGCTGTTTTCTTGTCTTTTTTAATATGGCCGAGACCGCAAGGATTTATATTACCGCAAGACTATTACAATATGGGCCTTTCCTATGCCATGGGCGAAAAGTATAGCAACGCAATCATGCAGTTTGATAACGCAATAAAATTAAGAGCGAATTATATTAAGCCTATTTATATGAAGGGATTTTGCCTTCTTCGACAGAGAAAGCCGAGACTAGCTATAAGAGAATTTGAAGAGGTTTTGAAACTTGACCCTTATTATGCAAAGGCATTGAAAAGCACGGCAATAGCTTACGGTACTTATGTTAGAGATAAATCTAGGGCAGTTTATTACCTTGATAGGTATCTCAAATTGTGTCCTGATGATGTAGAGATGTCAAAGGTAAGACAAAGTATTGGAAATAACTTAAAATATCAGAACCAAAATTAG
- the rfaE2 gene encoding D-glycero-beta-D-manno-heptose 1-phosphate adenylyltransferase, producing the protein MSKDKVKSLSALKEIIDSFKKQGKKIGFTNGCFDLIHVGHVKYLRAAKKLCDILIVAINSDKSVKGLKGNKRPLFPQDERAEILSAFEFVNYIVIFDELDPEKTISALLPDILVKGGDYKIDQIIGRNTVTSHGGKVITIPEVKGKSTSEIIKKIIRS; encoded by the coding sequence GTGAGCAAAGACAAAGTTAAATCTCTTTCCGCATTAAAGGAAATAATAGACTCTTTTAAAAAGCAAGGGAAGAAGATAGGTTTTACGAATGGTTGTTTTGATCTCATACATGTTGGACACGTAAAATATTTAAGAGCTGCAAAAAAGCTTTGCGATATACTCATAGTTGCTATAAACAGTGACAAATCCGTAAAGGGCTTAAAGGGCAATAAAAGGCCTCTATTCCCTCAGGATGAACGCGCAGAAATACTCTCCGCTTTTGAATTTGTTAATTACATTGTAATTTTTGATGAACTGGATCCTGAGAAAACTATATCAGCATTGCTCCCTGATATCCTGGTAAAGGGAGGAGATTATAAGATAGATCAGATTATTGGCAGAAACACTGTAACCTCGCACGGCGGAAAGGTTATAACCATTCCGGAAGTGAAAGGGAAGTCAACTTCAGAGATTATTAAAAAGATAATTAGGAGCTAA